The DNA sequence GCACCATCTACATTTATGTACTTTCATTATGATACTTTACAATCAAATTAATAAGAAACAGTAGTAGGCACTGTGGAAGTTTGTACCTTCAAGTGCACCTGTGTAAAATTACAAGAAGATGCCTGCTATCCACACATATCTTTGAAAAAACTGCAGTTTTTGTTACTTCATAAACTTTTCTtacaaaaaaacctttttattatataaacaccaatgaaataccaggtgagctttcgcgcgaaaaaatgatatcttcacatgtgaaagtAACATGTTATTTCCACGTGTGAAAACATCACCgatgctatggctacataataaatcgcgcctttcgcaggataaaactgtttcagtgaaatggtttggtatttcattggtgtttatataataaatagaacattacatggccgcttggagatacgaaattacacaagaagagaaatttcgtatctccacgtggccatgtaatatcctctatatccAAGACAAAACTTTAAGATAATCTACCAGtaacaaagtgttttttttaactgtctCCCTACAACTGAGTGAGCTGAAACACATCAAAAATGTACAGTACCCATGCagcctttaaccctttaagtccaaatagtgaccaacagcaattctctcctaacgatatccatacatgatcatgagatgaggttatgagaattaattaaatgctcacctaagagaaaatactttgatcttttatcaaattctctcaactcattctttaaggaaatgtatagagatcagtttggagaatttgtatgtggatattggggcttaaagggttaaatacaTGTAGTTGCTGAATTTGTTGTAATTTGACATTTAGGGTGCTCCATCATATGTACGTCTGTTTAGACACCCCAATTTTGACAGCCCTGCTTCTGTCCTTGCCAACAAGAGTTTCTTCAAAGCTGACAGAGTAAAAATGATGTGGAACAAGAAAGGTAATTTATAAACATGAGAATGCCTCTCTATGGCTCTGCAAAATTGCCAAGTACACAATACTATTACAGTCAAACTTTACAGTAGTAGTGTTTAAAATATAAGTTGTCCCGCTAAACTAACAGTTCAGTAAAACCTGAATGAAGCATACACAACTGTGAGTGCATCCTAAACAgttgtattttttgtaaaaagaaCCTTATCAAATGGATGCCTCTATTAAGCATAGCTCCTTAAAAAATGTTTGGATTGCAGCCAGATATTGTAAGAAAGTTTACTCTATTTGCAGGCTTTACATGATACAAATGCTTGTAAAatttatttgtcttgttttcagGTGCGGCTGTCCTTGTTATGGCGATAACTGATGTTGACAAGACAGGAGCATCATATTATGGTGAACAAACATTACAGTTCATAAGTACATCTGGTGAGAGCAGCATGGTACAGCTAGGTAAGATATGGAGAGTGACTGACACTGAATATCTCCTTACTCTATCAAATCAGTGAAatgtttgaacccaggagtcatagGTGGAGCATGATTTGCTGGATGAGTGTATTCCTGAATAGGaatgttgttgacagtgactgacgtttttgacaacctgtgtggtagtcatcttcagagacAAAGCGAGTTCtatcatgtcagttgatggtGATAAACTCTGGTTATCAACCAAATCAATTGGTTAATAAATTAGGTGGCAATACAACTCACTTTCTCTCTGAAGATGAAAACCACACAGGCTGATGAAACATCTGTCACTGTCAGCAACAATCCCATTCAGGAATACACTCACCCATGTCCACCTATTTATCAATTCACTTAAGCAGGAAGGTAATGACAAAAATCAGTTATGGGTTAAGAAATCCAAAATTGATTAAACTGGACCTTCATCAAGTGCATTATTATTTTGGTCAGATGTTTGCCAGTTGACCTCTTCTTGTGATTGGTTACTTGTTTAAGGTTGTAGTTAGGAGCAACATTAACTTAATACTTTGCACTTTACTAaacttgatttaatttttttttcattcaactaAAACGTTATATTTCTGTCAAAGAAGGAGTTTTTGCTCAAAGCTGTTGGTTTGGCTTAATATTTCCAAAAACTGTCACATTAAGGTAGACTTCCACTGTGCATGTGTTTGTTGAatgtgtttttcttgttttcaaaggTAAGAGAGGCCCAGTCTACGCTGTCCAGTGGAGTCCAAACTCCAAAGAATTCTGTGTGGTTTATGGTTGTATCCTTTTGTTCAATGAATGGAACAAAGGCTAGCAATGTCTTAGTTTAGTGGAAAAATAATGTAACTGTGTAAGTAGAGAACTTTTCAATACTACTATGTCGGACAATAAGAATAAAATTCTAGGTTCAATGTAGCTACatgtacccctcccctaacccaatgTTAATGCTTGACCTACCCCTACCTTAAACCAATGTTAACATTCCATCTACTCCTCCCTCAACCCAATGTTAATGCTTGACCTACAATGTACCCCTCCCTTATCCCAATGTTAACACTTCACCTATGCCTCCCTTAACCCAATGTTAATGCTTCACTTCCTCCTCCCTTAACCCATTGTTGACACTTCACTTACCCTTCCTTTAACCAAACGTCAACACCAACTTCTCACTTAGGTCAAAATGttgggtgaggggaggggtagtTAGGTAGTTTCTTAGAAAATTATACTGGGAGACAAATAGCTTGCGTAGGATGGTGCTTTTGATCGGGCGCGCAAAAAAGCCAAGGTGGGCGAGGGCTTTGTGGCTTCACCCCTCAGCAGTGCACCCCACAAAACCTTAACCGCCATAATATGGAGGCTAAGAAACATAGTTTTTTTCATTAGCTATGTTTACGTGAACTGTTACTCtgttcaagtttcattttcagctACTGGTGAATCTGTAATTATGTTCCTTAGTTCCAATGTCTGATATATCATCCTTGACAATGTTTGACCAGTCATGCCAGCAAAGGCTACACTATTTGATCTTAAATGCAATCCACTGTTTGACTTTGGGACTGGACCAAGGAATGACATCTTCTTTAATCCACATGGAAATAATATCcttttttgtaaagaaatgctCTCAGAATAAATGCAAAGTACATAATTATGTCACTACCCTGTAAGCAGTGATTTCTCCAGGCAAAAGGCCATAGTCCCCTGCCTTTCAGAGCCTTTCAAAAGTGACATATCGAAGAGCAGAGGTGCAAAAGGATCTTTTCTTGCAAAGAGAGAAggtaaattattataataatgttgtttttgtgttgctGTCACTTTGTTTGACAGACAACCTTCATCTGATCAGAGGATAAAACAAAATAGAGCATTTTAAATAGGTCTCCATAGCTTAGTTGGTAGAGTATTGCAGGGCTAATGGAGGGGCCATGAGCTTGAAGGGCTAATGCAGGGGCCATGAGCTTGAATCCCATTGAAgccttgaaatttttttgtgggattaatttgcaattgcttaaattgtgTTGTCTTCTTCAATGTTCataattttatttagttttgtatttctgcagttcacatcatcttaaTTCAAAAACCAGTATAATAACTATATTCTTGGGGATCAGAGTCATTATCTTTATCCTTAACTATTGGTACTTATTTGTTTGGCTGGATTTGGAAATCTTAGAGGCCAACTGGTAAGAGGATGATGTTCTTTGAAACATTGTTATTTGTACTTTATCTTTCCTGTTTTATTAAAGTCGTTTTGCTATTGAAAATAGTTTCTATGCTCGCCACCTTATACATGTACCGATGTAGGTGATTTCTGATGATCTTCTACGCCTATCCCAGAAGCTTAAAGCAACGGTAACATGAGTAACagaaacgtgcaacttgttttgcaacattccTGCAACCGGTTAAAAAGGATGTTGTGCATTTTACCACCCACTAATCACTCCTGACTTAGcttgcgaaaacatccgtttctcctcgctcttcttcgcgaggaggaacgtctgggactcagcgacagaaattgatggcgtaaaatctgtccggaatccggtcagaagtgCTGATTGGTAGCGCGAAAcctccccagcggcgaagagcgaggagaaacggatgttttcgcaggctactccTGACTTGCATGCAACATATCAGGTTGTTGCAATTTGCTTGAATAGTGATTGGATTTAAGCGGGAGTCACTCCACACGTGGCACACGTGGGTGTGAtgtcacttgctgcaaaacaagtttgccttaaGCCGGTAGAACGAACagcatgtacagattttgttgcaaaaagtagaactactcctggcctcccacgcagacgttcttaggggttcgtcacgcgttccgtgacgagccaaaagaacgtctgcggAGGAGGCTAAACTACTCCCCGTCTCGCGCCTGCAGTCACGCGCGTTTGGCTCGATGGCAGGCTCGATGGATTGGGAAAAACGACAGACTGATCGTAATttataaaattttgtaaatccaCTAAAAGCTAACTTGCCAAAATTAATGTCAATGAAGTGTTCACTTTTAACAATACATCTAGTATGATATTATTTATCAAttattgttgttcttgttaCAATATTTATCCTGGTTACAATATCCCGGCTCACACTGTATAGACTGCAAAATAGTCCgttttttgcgtattcaagtacgcgcgagcagtcaaacaaaaggtctggaatgaggctgaaaacagagagcgagactgggaagagacgctaaaaatacgtaTCGGTTTTTTTTCCTCCCGCCTAACACGCCccacgggcgtgtgaggctcgcgcgcttctcGCGCGTAAGGCTCTTACGCCTccctttaccgatttctttactgattttgagaaaaaaaacagactgcatgttttgcagtctacacaCTGTACCGCATAGCTTGCATAGCTCgtgccgacacgaaaagctatccagtgAACACcgatccgatatgtgactcttcACTTTAGAGATCGGTGCGGCGTAGCTTCGccccgttacagaaatcgcgccaaaataaCCCGTTCTTAtgcgtgaacagaagccctatctaTCTATCCGGGTATGGTTTTCTTGCCGACGCAAATGCTATCCGGTATAATGGGAACATAGCCAAAGATTAATTAAGAGTTTTTTACTCACTTTTACAGGAGCTCTGGAGTAGAAAGGATTTCAAGTTAATAAGTAAACCCCAGGTAATATACTTGAATttgtcaaaaaacaaacaaagacaaaacaaaaacaaaaacaaacaaattacagCGAAacgaaacactttttttttggaactgaaaaattttaattcagaTCCATGTTGCGATGTCGtagaattttctgttttttggtaaaacttaaattttgcattataaattttgtaaaatttaactgaTATATCTTGACTCGCTCAACAGGCAAGTGACTCAACATCACTTGAGTGGTCTCCAGATGGTGAACACATTTTGACAGCAACAACCTCTCCAAGGCTTAAGGAAGGAAATGGGTGAGTAAGGCGTGCGGCGGGCCATATTGGTTTTAATCATGCTTAAGACCCGTCcacgtgtattttcaaaaacgCTAACATCATAGCTACTCGTGCATGATCTTTAATGATGTGCTTACTAAAAAAGTTGTACCCTTTGTAAGCTTGTATTGTATTAGGCTGAGTGCTCTAGCAGCTGAATGGGTGACCACTCCACCAGGATCTAAGTTCCCTCCTCCTTACAAACGGCATTTTCTGCGTTTGTTTGTCTggcgtcatttcgcggggaaacagGTTGGGCGTGGCGAAATGTCCGCTTTTTCCTTAGGCTAGTGGCTTTGTTATTAATACATCTTGTGTTTCATTTTCCTTGTAGGTATAAAATTTGGCATTACACGGGGAAGCTATTACATGAAAAGAGTGTGGGTGAACTCTGGGAGGTAGGTTTgttaaaaaagagtttttttcagATACCATCTTTTACGCAGAAAATATTGTGAAATCTGTTAAACTAAGGTTACTAGATTACTATGAGGCCAATGAAGTGACTGGAGTTTTCTTGTTTATTAGGTTAAGTGGCAACCGGTTCAAGGCGATATATTCAAGGAACCAGTTATCAGTTACCAGGCCGCCCCGTCCATAACAAAACAGGAACAAGAGAAAGGTAAGTATGACTGGTGTTGGTGCTTTGTTAAGGAGAAGTTAACTGCAGTCATTGGAAATAAAATTCGAACTTCTAATCAATAGTCCAGTtacgaattaaaaattaccgctgaatacaaacattaacgacacattcatacagggttagcctcgacataaagtaaaatgttcagaaattccggcaagtaagtgtttgaaatttgaatacagtatacacaatagacagagtaataaacaggtctttttctcttagaattttgtgaatatattaTTTCAGATGGAGGTTAAGCCTGTagaaaatgcgtcttcacttctttaattcagcggtcatagcgaacttgAAACTGGACTGAATCTAACAGTGGAATTCCACGTATTTTAGTCATCCTACTGATATTCAAAGAGAGACGGGAAATGGAGagcagggaaaaaaaaaagaaaggaagagggGTGCAGAAGAGAGGAGGAGCCCTTTCTccctacccccacccccacccccccccccccacgccaCTTCTTGCTCGTTTTTCTTTGCGCCGTCCTAACTATCTGCACGCCTGCAACAGGCTTCCTACTGATGAACTGATACTATACGTTTCTAGGAGCGACTGTTTTTTGAGTGTCTCTCCTTCGAATTGTCTGGTCTCCAAATACCATACTGGATCACCAGAATCTCCTCTGATAAGTACCCATGTAACAGTAATGACCCTGTCTGCTGCAACTGAATTGAATCGCCAAAGTAGAAATCTGCCCGGTtgtgaattttttaaagaacGTCTTTTCACCTCTTATTGAATATGTTGTGAACCCCAAAAATCGTTTTACCCGACCTTGCTCTTGAGACTTCTCCAAAATAAATATCACAAGTTACATTTTTGCTGTTACCTGTACAGTTGGATAATGACTTGTGAGACTTCGTACCGTTCACATTTTTGGGTAAAACCGATGTTGTGTCTTTTCATTTGCAGCTAAAGCGGTTTACCGACCACCAAGTCTTAGAGGAACTGCCCCACCCGTTAAATTGGTGAGATATCTCTACTTTACTTTCGTTGTAATGCTTTACTGCTCTGGATCACTTGACATGGCCGAAATACAATCTCAGTACTTATTTCATATTGCTTTTTACCCTCGTAGGCGTGAAAGGTTTTAATCTACGCTTTTTATTTCAGCGCGAATATGAACCTGCTGAAAATATGAAACCCAAAGAGGGACAGGAAATGTCCAAATCTGCAGctaagaacaagaaaaagaggGAGGCAAAAGCAAGAGCAAAACAGGAACAAGAAACTTCTGAAGAGGTTATACTCTTTACTTTTTACGTGCGACTTTCTGGAAATATCTGACGCTCAAGGAAAATAGTTCATTTTGTTCCCGAGAATTAAAGTTTACTACTTTGCCTAAGGACCCAGTTATTAAGTGATTTGTTTTAATACCCACAAAGAGGAACTTCTACGTGTGCAAAATTTTCTCAGCGAGAGGTTTTAAAACATTTGTGGGTAACACATTACTTTGTTGCCCTGTGACgtcatttattattttgcaatgttgcccgctcagaaGCTGTTGGCGGGAagcagtttcattgttagatgtcctgtgacctcgaagtaaccaatgagagcgcgctcTGTTTGGAAAAAATGTACGCCATAGGCTGGTTTGctcgtgacgtcacggcggccatgttggtggtcaagaacaaaatcatttctcctcctctgggaactaaactctacttttatgtaaattcttcgagaaaaaattcgattgtattgacccccaacatgaCCGCTTTGTCaagtggttgcaaaccaagaagaGCAGTTTGCTTTATTTGCAAATTACGGGAAAACACTGTGGTTGGCGGTTTTGCGGTGTGTTTTCCTTTTCTGGTTCGTAAGGTAAGAGATTCAGCCGCGCGTAAGCTGAACCGAGGACGGCAAAATAAAATCCCACCAAAAATCCGCCACCTACCCAGGCTAAAACGGGGCGAGTTCCAGCCATGTCATTGTGGGCCTTCCTTACCGTACCTATCTCTGTACGTCCTTAAATGAATGTTAACTGCCCCTCCGTACTTACCTCACTGAGCACTATcattatgtttttgttttttgtttttaggcttcGAGTCCAACTCTACCCACACCTCCCCCCTCATCCGTAGTGACTAGCACAACTCTTCCAccggagaaagaaaagaaacttaaaaatttgaagaaggtattcattttaaaagtgttgtTTTTTACATGTGGTCTACGGAAAATCAAAGAAAGTGCGCAATTCTCAAGTATAAACCAAGTATTTTTCCATAACGACGGGCTATCACTTATATTTCAAGTTGCAAGGTATACGTAGTTAATGCGCATGGAATTAAACGGCTAGGAAGTTCTTTgggttctgtttttcttttgttcagtaTGAGAATATCTACGGGTCATGCTTATAGTAGCCGGGGAAatccctgccccccccccccccccccggcccttAGTAACGACCCTGTTTTATACGGACATTAGATCACTTTGGCGGCGTACAATCAATTCTTTCGACGGCGGACATCCTTAAATCAGGGTGACAAGGGGCGCTCAGGTGAGTTTTGGGGCGCGAGCCTCCTCTAGAGTGCCCCAAAGAGCCCTCATTATTGCAGGCTCTCAGTTAGTCGGaacaagtgaaaagaaaaccGAGCGCGgggaaaatgaaagaaagaggAAGGGAGAAAGTCCTGGGCTGTCCACTTTCTCTTAGGTCTTTTCGCTCGTTCCCACTACTTGAGAGCCTAGAACAAGCGAGTGTCCGCCTTGTAGAAAGCCAAGAGAAAGGACTGAACATTGACAACGACAGGGCGTTATTCGTCTTTTAAGGGTGTTCTTGAGGGGATAGTTGACTGGACACAATTTACCTTTTTCCCCAAGCTCTTAtcactttgttgttgtttgtaaatgcGCGTTGTATTGAAGTATCAATATTTCTTTGGTTTGCTAGCGCTGACTgaagtttgataatttatgTAACATTTGCAATATATCCTTATCTTTCCCTTTAGAAATTGCGACAAATTGAAGACTTGAAGGAACAACAGAGATCAGGGAAGACACTGGAAAAAAATCAGGTCAGATTGCCACTTTGATCCTTATGTTGTAAATAGTTTTGGACCGTCCGCAGTTTATCTCACAGAGCTCATAACCCGCGAGCAGGCTTACCTGTGCGAGTTCGGGGTGAAGAATGGGGCGAGGAAAAGTGATCTCGCGCTCCAAAAATTTCCCTAACTAAGTGAGCCTGTTTGCCGGCTACGGAAATTTGTTGCTAAATGACCTTACGTTCTCATACTAGCTGTCTTTTCTTTCATTCGCCCACAACATAAAGAAGTTGTATCTCATCTGTTGCGTCAAATTCAGAAACGGACGTCAATTCTATGTAGCACGATGGTTTGgtaatattaaacaattaaaTAGCGAAAACTGCCGCTGATATGTCCCCCTCCCCTCAGTTATAAGCCCATCTACctggaaacaaaaaatacatccaAATAATACCCCCTGGATAAAAGCCGCCCTCTAGCTCCGATGTTTAACCCCCCCCCTCTCCACCCTCCTCTCGTaattcgatttattatgacattttaaaacacaAAACGTATCTTGATCAGCACTGCCATAGCTTGTTTCTAAGCACTTTTTCTATCCCGGTTATACGCCCCCTGGGGAATAAGCCCCCTCGGGTATAAGCCCCTCCTCCCAAATCCACTTAGAAGATGTATAAacccagggcttataagcaATAGTAAGATCTGCGTGGTGTGATTTAATccttaaaaaaaagacacttttgtttccttttttcagctTGAAAAGATATCATCTGAGGCATCGCTCATAAAGGAAATACAAGATCTCGAACTTGGCAGCTGACactttatttttcttacatGTATGCAAGATTGAACTATTAAAAACAACTAAAATCTGCTATTCTTATGATTAACTTTgcatggagaaaaaaaaaatgcgtaaATAATATAGACCAATAACTTTTATTTGTATTTTCGAGAGTGCGACCGGAGTATTCAACACCTTAAATCTATTAGTAATAAATTTTTATACAACGTGAGTCATTAGTGTCAACCTGCTGTAGTTTTTTCTTGGGCTTGTCTTAAAGGTTGCACCATTGTCACGGCGAACTCAATATCATTCGGCATTTAGTTTGCCACGTAAGAACACACCTTCTTAGAAGCAGGTTGTGCTAGTAGTTCCAGAGAAACAATCACGCAGTTGAGTATGTCCAACTTGAAGGATTAAAACTGCGTGCGACATCCATGCTTCAGTTCAAATCTTTGTGATCGGTAAGGTACATGAAGTAGTACAAGCGTTTCAAATTCGAAAGCTAAAGCTCCAAGAGAGTCTTTCGTGATGTGCCCAATACCTTGCCGGTTTGCATTGCGTGCCCAGTGCTTCGCTTGGGTACACATTCCCAAATCACTTCTACGCATTTGCAGCCACGGACAGCTGTTTCGGCCTTATTCTGGTTCGTTAACGGTTAGCCCAGAGTAAGAACACGCGGTCTGCCTTTATCACCATTCCTGCCCTCCCCACTTGCTCTTTCTAGGGAAGGATCCATCCTTGTTTTCCGTGGCGCCTAAGGGACGCAGGAGACATCCATATCGACTTCTGTGTTAAATGGAATAAATTCGTTCTTTGTCTCGATTAACGTCTGCTGTAGAATAATGAACAGCGATGGAAGCGAAAATAaagttaatctttttaaaacaatgtttataTTTGCTTTTTTCACCGCGAATTTGAAGATTCGTGGGTTAAAACCTAACTACCTAGCAATGTGGCAACTATTAATATATAATGATCCACCCAACGTTGGCATCATGGTACACTTCGTTCGTTATTTTATTGAGCAGCCCTGCCCTCGTTCCTTTGTCTTTCATTTCTTGTCGCATTACTGTCGTCAAACTCGGCCCCAGCGTGTTTCCCTtagaaaaagtgaaaagccctgggaactaGCTGGTACTGTTGCCAACCTCTGCCCCAAGCCTCACGCAGCTGTCCATATTCTTAGTGAATTATCCACTTGTATCCCAGTATCTTGATCCATTGCGTTGACGTGATCCTCATCACTGTCCGAACCAGGCTCTG is a window from the Porites lutea chromosome 10, jaPorLute2.1, whole genome shotgun sequence genome containing:
- the LOC140951307 gene encoding eukaryotic translation initiation factor 2A-like isoform X2, translated to MDLCLLGVMVNVTPNQPAGTNNLEIWHLQSARLVTGFCQKKKDTWEPRWSDDESVCARSVTNEVHCFHDADFTSIATKLRLQGVSEFELSPGPPPFTVAAYVPGVKGAPSYVRLFRHPNFDSPASVLANKSFFKADRVKMMWNKKGAAVLVMAITDVDKTGASYYGEQTLQFISTSGESSMVQLGKRGPVYAVQWSPNSKEFCVVYGFMPAKATLFDLKCNPLFDFGTGPRNDIFFNPHGNIICLAGFGNLRGQLELWSRKDFKLISKPQASDSTSLEWSPDGEHILTATTSPRLKEGNGYKIWHYTGKLLHEKSVGELWEVKWQPVQGDIFKEPVISYQAAPSITKQEQEKAKAVYRPPSLRGTAPPVKLREYEPAENMKPKEGQEMSKSAAKNKKKREAKARAKQEQETSEEASSPTLPTPPPSSVVTSTTLPPEKEKKLKNLKKKLRQIEDLKEQQRSGKTLEKNQLEKISSEASLIKEIQDLELGS
- the LOC140951307 gene encoding eukaryotic translation initiation factor 2A-like isoform X1, which translates into the protein MIHGPHSFKKHDGFGSDDHPRCRVMAFSSDGSLFAWCNGERVIVVETSKFNLVCSILKEKSLCLAFSPKGTHLSIWEQYAVTPNQPAGTNNLEIWHLQSARLVTGFCQKKKDTWEPRWSDDESVCARSVTNEVHCFHDADFTSIATKLRLQGVSEFELSPGPPPFTVAAYVPGVKGAPSYVRLFRHPNFDSPASVLANKSFFKADRVKMMWNKKGAAVLVMAITDVDKTGASYYGEQTLQFISTSGESSMVQLGKRGPVYAVQWSPNSKEFCVVYGFMPAKATLFDLKCNPLFDFGTGPRNDIFFNPHGNIICLAGFGNLRGQLELWSRKDFKLISKPQASDSTSLEWSPDGEHILTATTSPRLKEGNGYKIWHYTGKLLHEKSVGELWEVKWQPVQGDIFKEPVISYQAAPSITKQEQEKAKAVYRPPSLRGTAPPVKLREYEPAENMKPKEGQEMSKSAAKNKKKREAKARAKQEQETSEEASSPTLPTPPPSSVVTSTTLPPEKEKKLKNLKKKLRQIEDLKEQQRSGKTLEKNQLEKISSEASLIKEIQDLELGS